The Rhizophagus irregularis chromosome 31, complete sequence genome includes the window tataaataaactacaatagcataattattattgatattttttcaaatactaAATACCATGTACTAAATATCAtactaaatatcataaatatcatagTAATATCATGTACTAAATATCATGTACTAAATATTATACCGCAAATATAGatactattttaatttataataaatttgctaTGATAAATTAACCTTTCCTTTAAGCTTGGAAATTAAACCACAATTAATAACTCTTTAAATTGATCAATATTCATTGAAATTTCTAATTGTTGATTTATGTCAGTTAAATCTAATGGCTTTTTAGAGAATTTTTGTTGATTTTcgtaaaatactaaaaaaataaattagacaAATTAAtaagttacaaaataaaacatattaataaataaaatattaccttCTTCTGcagttttaatattattattttcttttccaattacTTGTTCATTATATGAATCTTGACCATTTAATATATCTGGTACTTTCGccttatctaataaataaaaatcagatatttagtatatttagttaaaatataattacgaTTTCATAATTTCGGATTTCGGATTTGCCAATTGAATTTTGGAAACAACTATAATTATCATAACTATTGTTCAGAACTTTTCTTAGATTttcctatattttttattgtctttATAAGTGCTTTAGTATTTTCCTTATTTTCCTCCATTATTGTGACAAGATTGTCATTTAGATTGGAAATTGTTTTTAGTATAAGCAGATGTTCTGTTAATCGTAGCcttttttattccaattttgTACAATcctttagtaaataatttgattcagataatctttaacattaatttcaataaatattattatctatcAATTTTTCTTACATTCCATTCCAAGTATCTGAAGTAAAATACTAATGAACATGCACATGGCActtttatacatatttattttatgtttgaCCAGTTTTTCACACTCCATAATTAATTGCTATAGAATGAAAGTTTAAATTCTgtcatttatttaacaaatcttCCCAAGATGTTTCTTGTCATACCAAAGTTTTGTTAGTATAATATCCACAgttatt containing:
- a CDS encoding uncharacterized protein (SECRETED:cutsite_ILG-ME; SECRETED:prob_0.5452); SECRETED:SignalP(1-18), with protein sequence MYKSAMCMFISILLQILGMEYKAKVPDILNGQDSYNEQVIGKENNNIKTAEEVFYENQQKFSKKPLDLTDINQQLEISMNIDQFKELLIVV